AAATTCAGCCTTAAGCTCTTAGGATGGAGAAATGAGGATTTCTCCAGTATTACATATGACTAACTTTCAAGGACATGAAAATGTGCACATATCTTTGAACAAGCAGAATTTAATCTCTTTGCTAACAACACAATTACTGTGTGGAAGTTTTAACTCCTTGCAAATTATTATTGATAAGCCAAGTGAAATTCTGTCTCCTCCCAGTCTACTGCCTATCATGTGCAGTATTGTGAAATGACTAGCAATTCACAAGTATAAAGGGAGACATGCAACTGAATGCCATGGCTCTGCATGTTTTGGCCACAATGTCACTTGTACTAATAAAATTACTTTGTCCTTTGTTCTCTGAGGCCTGTTCAACTTCCTTTGGTTTTCGAATTGCCAATAACTATCCTGAAGCTACAACTTTAGTTCTTACATCAGATAATTACAGggtacattttatatatatagttATTTATAAATTTTCCAATAACACTTACTTGATAAAAGGAGcaaccataaaaaacatattggcTGCCGTCCTGCCTTTTGGAGTCATAGTTTTCTTGGAAGGAATGTCAGCTACTGGGAACCACTCAACAGATTTTATTTCCTTTCGAGTTCTTGGTTTGAACACAGTGTCCTTTTTCACTCCTCCCACTATGTACAACCGGACATACTGTTCATTAATTGTTGATTCAATATATTCATTTTCATTAACCATTGTGCTAATATCAAATCCTGTCTCTTCAAAAACCTGAAAATATATAAAAGAGAATGGTTTCAAAATCAGTGAGTTGCTAACAAACGTCTAGCCTATGCTGGTATACACTCTGACTTACCTCACGAACTGCACAACGCATAGGTTCTTCATCTTTGTTCATCTTGCCTTTAGGAAACCCCCAAGACGATTTTGTTGAATAACCTTGTACTAGAAGCATTTGTGTGAGATCCTCATTAAGCAATATTGCACCAAATGTAGGTActtcatttttgtacttcttccatTGGTCAAGAACACTGTCTAAGTTGGCAGCGTGGGGTTTTAAAGAAGGTACATGATTAAAGATGTGTGCTGCAAAATCCTTCATACTGCATGGTTCCATTTTCTTTTCTTCCGTACAGTAAAAGTCTAGATAAAACCAGTATGCAAGTTCAATCTGGAAGCACACTCTTACAAGCTCCTCCCTCTCCTCTTTCGGCAGATTGATGATGAACCGGCTGTAAGCAAATAATAACTAAATTATGATACTGTCGATTATAATGCATCATATCTGATATCTTAATCATGGCAGCTGGACGTAGGAAAATAATTAAAGACCCTGCCTTAATCATCAGCATACTCTCTGCATGAAATATATTTTTGCCTAGGTGCAGACCTAGGTATAACTCTGTAAGGCAGATCACTGGTGACAATGGATGTATACGTTAATGTTAAAATGAAAAGGGCAAGCCCTGTCTAGCAAGTGATGGAATGGGAAACAACATTTAACCGCCCTTGAGTTGAtgagcaaaacaaaagctgaattgAAAGAATGGTATTTACTGCAGTATCTATGAAGTAAGAAAGAAAGGTTTTATCTAACATGTACTGTTCATCCTATAATCAGCAGGAATATTTGACAAGAGAGTTAAAAACTGAAGGTAATTGTCGTAAGAAAATCTctttctcttgtgtgtgtgtgtgtgtgtgtgtgtgtgtgtgtgtgtgtgtgtgtgtgtgtgtgtttgaaacacTGATATGTTCACAAAATTATTTGCAATTCAATTAAAAGGGATTAACGTGTGGTACTGAACCTAAAAAGGTGTCACATGCATGATAACTGAACATTAAGAGAACCAAACCCAATAGTATATGATAATAAGATTAATGGTACTGCTCTGAAGCCTGACATGATGTTTAAATACGTTGGGAAAACACTAAATATTGATATGAAATGACAGCAATTTATACTTGATATATGGATTATGGGACAGTGTGATGCACCTGTAAACTACGAACAAGATGCTAGTGTGATCTACTCTCCAGTAGGTCCTACTATTTCTGTTTCAGGAACCCCTATCACGTATGCATAACACCAAACATTGATTGAATTCAGAGATCAACTACAACTGCAACAGTTCAGCACGGAGCTTAACACAGAAGCTCAGTGGACCTAAACAGGAATTTCTGAAGGAAAGGTGACACTGTCATCACAATGTCTTGTTGGATAAATTTAAAGTATTGCTATTTGAGGACACATTTAGAAGACGGAGCATATGAATGCAGCATTAGTGACTGAGCACCTTTAGCAGCATGAGCGAAAACTGTATGAATGAGAGACTGAGAGATCAGCTGTACTCCTGTGCATGTCTTGAGTATGGCAGCTGATACTACAAGTCTTATTTATGATGGCTTCTGGAATGGAAAATGGGAGTTGTCATATTTCATGTCttccactatgttgttgttgttgttgttgtggtcttcagtcctgagactggtttgatgcagctctccatgctgctctatcctgtgcaagcttcttcatctcccagtacctactgcaacctacatccttctgaatctgtttagtgtattcatctcttggtctccctctacaatttttaccctctacgcttccctccaatgctaaattggtgatcccttgatgcctcagaacatgtcctaccaacctatcccttcttctagtcaagttgtgccacaaactcctcttctccccaaccctattcagtacctcctcattagttatgtgatctacccatctaatcttcagcattcttctgtagcaccacattttgaaagcttctattctcttcttgtccaaactatgtatcgtccatgtctcacttccatacatggctactctctatacaaatactttcagaaacatcttcctgtcacttaaatctatacccgatgttaaaaaatttctcttcttcagaaacactttccttgcccttggcagtctacatttcatatcctctctacttcgaccatcatcagttattttgctacccaaatagcaaaattcctttactactatgagagtctcatttcttaatctaattccctcagcatcacccaacttaattcgactacattccattatcctcgttttgcttttgttgatgttcatcttatatcctcctttcaagacactattcattccattcaactgctcttctaagtcctttgctgtctctgacagaattacaatgtcatcggcgaacctcaaagtttctatttcttctccatggattttaatacctactcctaatttttcttttgtttccttcactgcttgctcaatatacagattgaataacatcggggagaggctacaaccctttcacCATAAAGGCAGGCATAGATCTTAAAAAAACAGTAGCCTAACCATGTTTTTGAATTTGAAATATTgggagaggaagtgtctggcaaacgTTTAAGAGAAACTAATGTTAATCAGCAACATTAAGTGATTAAAATCAAAGTCAGTTGTGGAAATATGTGTACCATAATTGTGTAATATAAGAATGTTAGCCTATACATGTAATGTTAATAAGTGGCATGCACAGAATCCCATTTTTCAGATAAGGTGTGACAGGAACTTGTAGAGACAGAACACTAAGAAGTGTTTATGTACAGCTGTGGGTCTTTCATACTTAATTTCACTGCAGTCTATTACACATAAGCAcaattttcaaaatgttttgtaaatgaatTTGGTATAGTGGTGTGTATTGTAGATTTCTGAGGCCAAAATATGCACTCCTTAGCTTTTCcgtacaagtgatacagaaaaaaaCTAGCAGGAATTATTGTCCATGACAGTTATAAAAAACACTCCAAGAGCAGCAAAACTCATTtctaatttcattttcattatagaGAGAAGCAGCATATTGTCTTTGTTCAATGTGCAGTTTGGGTAAACAGAAGCTGACAGATTAAAGTAAAATATGAAACAATTTTACACTAGCTGCATCAGTGtagtttttttcattattcttgatAGACATGTAACGCTGAAATGTGTTAGGATTTATTAATGCAACTTGAACATCACAACAAGTCTTTAGACAACACTCTGTCAGGCATAATTTATCCACTCATTGCAAAAACTGCAAAAGGAGTATGTGCATGCTATCAGAAGACTTAAATTACTGTACTCTGTGTGGATACTTGCCTAGGATGCTTTAGATTAACAAAAAATTACATTCTTGTAGTTCCCTGCAGATTCGTGTTTCCTGacttttctcttttcttctttagtATCTCACATTAATATCATCTGTTGCAACCTCCAGCCACAATAATTTTGTTGCCATGTTTCAGAAGGAGACTTGCTGTATCTTAAGTTATAAACAATGACAGAACAATGACAATTACCCTTCCAAGACTCTGCAGCTCTAAATGCAGCCTTCTTTACACTACAACATCGATTTATGCATACCCATTTACTTATTCAAGACTGTTGCAAGGCTATTCACTGCAGTTCACACCCTCCCTATAATCCTGCTATCAGGAGTATATCACGTACATGTAATAAATTATGAAGTGAATGGTTCCGTTAGCAAATGAAACTGCACAAAAATACACTAATATTGGTATGGAGTATTACACAGTGGCTCACTGAGTGCAGAGGTAAATGTAAAATACTAAGCTTTCATTGTCCCACTGAAACAAATTGGTTGAAGGTTCGCTACACGGAAATTTAGAACTTCCTGAAAAATATTCAGCATGATTACTACTTTTACTTTTGACACTAGCAGGAAATATGAATTCGGAAATACCAAAATACTTTGAATATAGCATAATATATTCTGGAGTGCTTCGAAATCAAGATCTAGAGGTTCGATAAATGTAAATATAACATTTGTGCTACAACATAACAGAATGGCAATATTGAAGACTCGTAGCATCTATGACACATAAaacataagggggggggggtgtttacaatcttgtagatgtagatgtgtatttATTACACATGTCTTCCTAAGCGTTACGATTGTAGGAAGTTTTCATCTGC
The nucleotide sequence above comes from Schistocerca piceifrons isolate TAMUIC-IGC-003096 chromosome 7, iqSchPice1.1, whole genome shotgun sequence. Encoded proteins:
- the LOC124804644 gene encoding m7GpppN-mRNA hydrolase gives rise to the protein MGKTEHSMPIGVLDDLCSRFIINLPKEEREELVRVCFQIELAYWFYLDFYCTEEKKMEPCSMKDFAAHIFNHVPSLKPHAANLDSVLDQWKKYKNEVPTFGAILLNEDLTQMLLVQGYSTKSSWGFPKGKMNKDEEPMRCAVREVFEETGFDISTMVNENEYIESTINEQYVRLYIVGGVKKDTVFKPRTRKEIKSVEWFPVADIPSKKTMTPKGRTAANMFFMVAPFIKRIRRWIAEKQQQPPSQQQLQLQQQPPPKFDRNKIIIDVDDSQSSKNRKQQQFSQALQADIHDIQMIRQQKSTAGPRSPSHIVQKNDNVRGRKAPFKRQLFVDDEKNSGKLVVNSGIGSTTDKWGSPSWANFRFDYEAIMKCFD